One Pieris napi chromosome 13, ilPieNapi1.2, whole genome shotgun sequence genomic window carries:
- the LOC125055475 gene encoding uncharacterized protein LOC125055475 isoform X1 translates to MDNQGSKKCFCARCFLPIDAEDKVDIEGQNFHRLCSMCCICRMVPQHLKMFYGHVFCNECFKNHVLTRFRGENPRIHSNSWWMQWAPGSKPQGNTETTGSKCFENPPEDMQKRCFCARCLQAIGDDKICIGDQCFHSHCARCYFCQNVPKSNVKIYYGQVFCEDCFHRHVLNKNADNPSEFFKNCFEQWQSNPQFAENMRDFMTTSKDQAPFIFMMQGQQPPFCRCGTGPQEWFQPNEPKKSATPATKSIAEDSHICDLSFENRTEISDILESTDESTIRDSNSLTAAEKIEKLTKYLHERFDYNHKNEKKWKNYEFDNVSMVSRDSTSYWCDLQQPEMKRNALKCPKCLWQCGPIYVRAELLKKSL, encoded by the exons atggATAATCAAGGATCCAAGAAATGTTTCTGTGCGCGTTGTTTTTTACCCATTGATGCAGAGGATAAAGTTGACATTGAAGGCCAAAATTTTCACCGATTATGCAGCATGTGTT GTATATGCAGAATGGTGCCTCAGCATCTGAAGATGTTTTATGGTCATGTATTTTGTAACGAATGCTTTAAAAACCACGTACTAACGAGATTTAGAGGAGAGAACCCCCGTATCCACTCAAATAGTTGGTGGATGCAGTGGGCTCCGGGTTCGAAACCACAGGGAAATACGGAAACTACTG GTTCCAAGTGTTTTGAAAATCCACCAGAAGATATGCAGAAGCGCTGTTTTTGTGCGAGATGTTTGCAAGCAATTGGTGACGACAAAATATGTATTGGTGATCAGTGTTTTCATTCACACTGTGCTCGATGCT aTTTCTGCCAGAACGTTCCTAAGTCAAATGTGAAGATCTACTATGGACAAGTATTTTGCGAAGATTGCTTTCATCGCcatgttttgaataaaaatgcaGACAATCCTTCAGAATTCTTCAAAAACTGCTTTGAGCAATGGCAGAGTAATCCACAATTTGCGGAAAACATGCGAGATTTCATGACTACCAGTAAAGATCAAGCCCCATTCATTTTCATGATGCAAGGACAACAACCACCTTTCTGCAGGTGTGGCACTGGACCTCAGGAATGGTTTCAACCGAATGAACCAAAAAAAt CTGCGACACCAGCGACCAAATCAATCGCGGAGGACAGTCATATTTGTGATTTATCTTTTGAAAATCGCACGGAAATATCTGATATTCTTGAATCTACTGACGAATCAACGATTCGAGATAGCAACTCTTTGACCGCAGCTGAAAAAATCGAAAAGCTAACAAAATACCTACACGAACGTTTTGACTATAACCACAAAAACGAGAAAAAATGGAAAAACTATGAATTTGACAATGTCTCAATGGTTTCGAGAGACTCAACAAGTTATTGGTGTGATTTACAACAGCCTGAAATGAAACGTAATGCACTAAAGTGTCCTAAATGTTTGTGGCAGTGTGGTCCTATTTATGTTAGAGctgaacttttaaaaaaaagtttgtga
- the LOC125055475 gene encoding cysteine and glycine-rich protein 1-like isoform X2, with product MDNQGSKKCFCARCFLPIDAEDKVDIEGQNFHRLCSMCCICRMVPQHLKMFYGHVFCNECFKNHVLTRFRGENPRIHSNSWWMQWAPGSKPQGNTETTGSKCFENPPEDMQKRCFCARCLQAIGDDKICIGDQCFHSHCARCYFCQNVPKSNVKIYYGQVFCEDCFHRHVLNKNADNPSEFFKNCFEQWQSNPQFAENMRDFMTTSKDQAPFIFMMQGQQPPFCRCGTGPQEWFQPNEPKKCA from the exons atggATAATCAAGGATCCAAGAAATGTTTCTGTGCGCGTTGTTTTTTACCCATTGATGCAGAGGATAAAGTTGACATTGAAGGCCAAAATTTTCACCGATTATGCAGCATGTGTT GTATATGCAGAATGGTGCCTCAGCATCTGAAGATGTTTTATGGTCATGTATTTTGTAACGAATGCTTTAAAAACCACGTACTAACGAGATTTAGAGGAGAGAACCCCCGTATCCACTCAAATAGTTGGTGGATGCAGTGGGCTCCGGGTTCGAAACCACAGGGAAATACGGAAACTACTG GTTCCAAGTGTTTTGAAAATCCACCAGAAGATATGCAGAAGCGCTGTTTTTGTGCGAGATGTTTGCAAGCAATTGGTGACGACAAAATATGTATTGGTGATCAGTGTTTTCATTCACACTGTGCTCGATGCT aTTTCTGCCAGAACGTTCCTAAGTCAAATGTGAAGATCTACTATGGACAAGTATTTTGCGAAGATTGCTTTCATCGCcatgttttgaataaaaatgcaGACAATCCTTCAGAATTCTTCAAAAACTGCTTTGAGCAATGGCAGAGTAATCCACAATTTGCGGAAAACATGCGAGATTTCATGACTACCAGTAAAGATCAAGCCCCATTCATTTTCATGATGCAAGGACAACAACCACCTTTCTGCAGGTGTGGCACTGGACCTCAGGAATGGTTTCAACCGAATGAACCAAAAAAAt GTGCATAA